A genomic segment from Gracilinanus agilis isolate LMUSP501 chromosome 1, AgileGrace, whole genome shotgun sequence encodes:
- the WDR24 gene encoding GATOR complex protein WDR24, whose protein sequence is MEKMARVTTALGGNTLTGRTMYCHLDAPANAISVCRDAAQVVVAGRNIFKIYAIEEEQFVEKLNLRVGRKPSLNFSCADVVWHQMDENLLATAATNGVVVTWNLGKPSRNKQDQLFTEHKRTVNKVCFHPTEAYMLLSGSQDGYMKCFDLRKKDSVSTFSGQSESVRDVQFSIRDYFTFAATFENGNVQLWDIRRPDRYERMFTAHNGPVFCCDWHPEDRGWLATGGRDKMVKVWDMNTNRAKEIYCVQSIASVARVKWRPECKHHLATCSMMVDHNIYVWDVRRPYIPSAMFEEHRDVTTGIVWRHLHDPYFLLSGSKDSTLYQHIFKDASQPIERANPEGLCYGLFGDLAFAAKESLVTSDSNRKPYPGDRRHPIFFKRKLDPTEQFESVSSSALSVFETEPDSSSMGWFVDTARRYALAGRSLAELCDHNAKVAKELSRNQVAQTWTMLRIIYCSPGTMPSANLNHSIGKGSASLPLMNSFSLKDMASGMGSEARLDRSKGENRSENILLDSSTTLITNDENEETEGSDVPADYLLGDVEGDEDELYLMDHENAHTEEPEYVLPQEAFPLRHEIVDNPSGPDHLQDKADSPHVSGNEAETVSLTPVESFSLISISHTLSESRLPPDFFSTLVRDMLRFYAEQGDVQMAVSVLIVLGERIRKEIDEQTQEHWYTSYIDLLQRFRLWNISNQVIKLSTCRAITCLNQASTTLHVNCSNCKRPMSNKGWICDRCRQCASTCAVCHHVVKGLFVWCQGCSHGGHLQHILKWLESSTHCPAGCGHLCEYT, encoded by the exons ATGGAGAAAATGGCACGGGTTACCACAGCCCTGGGGGGCAATACCCTCACTGGCCGAACCATGTACTGCCACTTGGATGCCCCAGCCAATGCCATAAGTGTGTGCCGCGATGCTGCTCAAGTGGTAGTGGCTGGCCGAAATATATTCAAGATCTATGCCATTGAGGAGGAGCAGTTTGTGGAGAAACTGAACCTACGTGTGGGCCGCAAACCATCCCTTAATTTCAGTTGTGCTGACGTGGTCTGGCACCAGATGGATGAGAACCTGCTAGCTACAGCAGCCACCAATGGTGTGGTGGTAACCTGGAATTTGGGCAAGCCTTCCCGTAACAAGCAAGATCAGCTGTTCACGGAGCACAAGAGGACAGTCAACAAGGTGTGCTTCCACCCCACCGAGGCCTACATGCTACTCAGTGGCTCTCAGGATGGCTACATGAAGTGCTTTGACCTCCGCAAGAAGGACTCGGTCAGCACTTTCTCTG GTCAATCAGAGAGTGTACGGGATGTCCAGTTCAGTATCCGTGACTACTTCACCTTTGCTGCCACCTTTGAGAATGGCAATGTGCAGCTCTGGGACATCCGGAGGCCAGACCGATATGAAAGGATGTTCACTGCTCACAATGGCCCTGTCTTCTGCTGTGATTGGCATCCTGAAGATAG aggcTGGTTGGCCACAGGGGGACGTGACAAGATGGTGAAAGTATGGGACATGAATACAAACAGGGCCAAAGAAATCTACTGTGTGCAGAGCATTGCTTCAGTGGCTCGTGTCAAGTGGAGGCCAGAATGCAAACACCATCTGGCTACTTGTTCAATGATGGTAGACCACAATATCTATGTGTGGGATGTGAGACGGCCCTATATTCCCTCTGCCATGTTTGAGGAGCATCGAGACGTCACAACTGGCATCGTGTGGCGCCACCTGCACGACCCCTACTTCCTGTTGTCAGGCTCCAAGGATAGCACCCTCTATCAGCACATCTTCAAAGATGCAAGCCAGCCCATCGAGCGGGCTAACCCTGAAGGCCTGTGCTATGGACTCTTTGGAGACCTGGCATTTGCAGCCAAGGAGAGCTTGGTGACATCTGACTCAAACCGCAAGCCCTACCCAGGTGACCGGCGCCACCCCATCTTCTTCAAGCGCAAACTGGATCCCACAGAGCAGTTCGAGTCAGTGTCATCCAGTGCCCTAAGTGTCTTTGAGACAGAGCCAGATAGCAGCAGCATGGGTTGGTTTGTGGACACAGCCCGGCGCTATGCTCTAGCTGGCAGGTCCTTGGCTGAGCTCTGTGATCACAATGCCAAGGTTGCCAAAGAGCTGAGCCGAAACCAG GTGGCTCAAACGTGGACGATGCTGAGAATTATTTACTGCAGTCCTGGCACCATGCCTTCTGCCAACCTGAACCACAGCATTGGGAAGGGCAGCGCCAGCCTTCCACTTATGAATAG CTTCAGCCTGAAGGACATGGCCTCTGGAATGGGGAGTGAGGCCCGACTGGATCGGAGCAAGGGGGAAAATCGAAGTGAGAACATCCTGCTGGACTCTTCTACCACCCTCATCACTAATGATG AGaatgaagagacagaaggcagtGATGTCCCTGCTGACTATCTCCTGGGTGATGTAGAAGGGGATGAAGACGAGTTGTACCTGATGGATCACGAGAATGCCCACA CGGAGGAGCCAGAGTATGTGCTcccccaggaagccttccctctcCGCCATGAGATCGTGGACAATCCCTCCGGCCCTGACCACCTACAAGACAAGGCTGACTCCCCCCATGTGAGTGGCAATGAGGCAGAGACAGTATCCCTGACCCCCGTGGAGTCCTTCTCACTTATTTCCATCTCGCACACGCTCTCTGAGAGCCGCCTGCCTCCCGACTTCTTCAGCACACTGGTGCGGGACATGCTGCGCTTCTATGCCGAGCAGGGCGATGTTCAGATGGCTGTGTCTGTACTGATCGTGTTGGGCGAGCGGATCCGCAAGGAGATCGACGAGCAGACTCAG GAACACTGGTATACCTCCTACATTGACCTGCTACAGCGATTCAGACTCTGGAACATATCTAACCAGGTGATCAAGCTGAGTACTTGTCGAGCCATCACTTGTCTGAACCAAGCGTCCACTACCCTGCATGTCAACTGTAGCAACTGTAAAAGGCCCATGAGCAACAAGGGCTGGATCTGTGACAG ATGCCGCCAGTGTGCCAGTACTTGTGCTGTGTGCCACCATGTTGTGAAGGGTCTGTTTGTGTGGTGCCAGGGCTGCAGCCATGGTGGTCATCTACAACATATCCTCAAGTGGCTGGAGAGCAGTACACATTGTCCTGCAGGATGTGGCCACCTCTGTGAGTACACCTGA
- the JMJD8 gene encoding jmjC domain-containing protein 8 isoform X1: protein MQLLFLVLVTFVRRKSGTLDSGGWELNGHLALEEDQCTVDRRANLTYAEFIHQYAFSRPVILQRFTNNSLFQDLCSKEKLLAEFGNFRIRLSTANTYSYQKVDLSFQEYVEQLLQPQDPNSLGNDTLYFFGDNNFTEWGRLFQYYSPPPFQLLGTTAAYSFGIAGAGSGVPFHWHGPGYSEVIFGRKRWFLYPPEKRPNFHPNKTTLAWLRDTYPALPITERPLQCTVQAGEALYFPDRWWHATLNLDTSVFISTFLG, encoded by the exons ATGCAGCTCCTGTTCCTGGTGCTGGTAACTTTCGTCCGCCGCAAGAGCGGAACCCTTGACAGCGGGGGCTG GGAGCTGAATGGGCACCTGGCCCTGGAGGAGGATCAGTGTACCGTGGATCGAAGAGCAAATCTGACTTACGCAGAATTCATCCACCA ATACGCCTTTTCTAGACCCGTCATTCTGCAAAGATTCACCAACAATTCA CTGTTCCAGGACCTATGCTCCAAAGAGAAGCTCCTAGCAGAATTTGGGAACTTCAGAATCCGGCTGAGTACAGCTAACACATATTCTTATCAGAAAG TAGACCTCTCCTTCCAAGAATATGTGGAACAGCTGCTACAGCCCCAAGACCCAAACTCCCTAGGGAATG ACACACTCTACTTCTTTGGGGACAATAACTTCACCGAGTGGGGGCGACTCTTCCAATACTACTCCCCACCTCCTTTTCAACTCTTGGGCACTACTGCAGCCTACAGCTTTGGAATTGCAG GTGCTGGCTCTGGAGTACCCTTCCACTGGCATGGGCCAGGGTATTCTGAGGTGATCTTTGGACGAAAG CGCTGGTTTCTGTATCCTCCAGAAAAGAGGCCCAATTTTCATCCCAACAAAACAACCTTGGCCTGGCTACGAGACACATACCCAGCACTCCCAATCACAGAACGGCCCCTACAGTGTACCGTCCAGGCTGGTGAG GCATTGTACTTTCCTGACCGTTGGTGGCATGCCACTCTGAACCTGGACACCAGTGTCTTCATCTCCACATTTCTGGGCTAG
- the JMJD8 gene encoding jmjC domain-containing protein 8 isoform X3 encodes MGEWQEWAAYSPLSPSRELNGHLALEEDQCTVDRRANLTYAEFIHQYAFSRPVILQRFTNNSLFQDLCSKEKLLAEFGNFRIRLSTANTYSYQKVDLSFQEYVEQLLQPQDPNSLGNDTLYFFGDNNFTEWGRLFQYYSPPPFQLLGTTAAYSFGIAGAGSGVPFHWHGPGYSEVIFGRKRWFLYPPEKRPNFHPNKTTLAWLRDTYPALPITERPLQCTVQAGIVLS; translated from the exons ATGGGGGAGTGGCAGGAATGGGCTGCatactctcccctctccccatccaGGGAGCTGAATGGGCACCTGGCCCTGGAGGAGGATCAGTGTACCGTGGATCGAAGAGCAAATCTGACTTACGCAGAATTCATCCACCA ATACGCCTTTTCTAGACCCGTCATTCTGCAAAGATTCACCAACAATTCA CTGTTCCAGGACCTATGCTCCAAAGAGAAGCTCCTAGCAGAATTTGGGAACTTCAGAATCCGGCTGAGTACAGCTAACACATATTCTTATCAGAAAG TAGACCTCTCCTTCCAAGAATATGTGGAACAGCTGCTACAGCCCCAAGACCCAAACTCCCTAGGGAATG ACACACTCTACTTCTTTGGGGACAATAACTTCACCGAGTGGGGGCGACTCTTCCAATACTACTCCCCACCTCCTTTTCAACTCTTGGGCACTACTGCAGCCTACAGCTTTGGAATTGCAG GTGCTGGCTCTGGAGTACCCTTCCACTGGCATGGGCCAGGGTATTCTGAGGTGATCTTTGGACGAAAG CGCTGGTTTCTGTATCCTCCAGAAAAGAGGCCCAATTTTCATCCCAACAAAACAACCTTGGCCTGGCTACGAGACACATACCCAGCACTCCCAATCACAGAACGGCCCCTACAGTGTACCGTCCAGGCTG GCATTGTACTTTCCTGA
- the JMJD8 gene encoding jmjC domain-containing protein 8 isoform X2, which translates to MGEWQEWAAYSPLSPSRELNGHLALEEDQCTVDRRANLTYAEFIHQYAFSRPVILQRFTNNSLFQDLCSKEKLLAEFGNFRIRLSTANTYSYQKDLSFQEYVEQLLQPQDPNSLGNDTLYFFGDNNFTEWGRLFQYYSPPPFQLLGTTAAYSFGIAGAGSGVPFHWHGPGYSEVIFGRKRWFLYPPEKRPNFHPNKTTLAWLRDTYPALPITERPLQCTVQAGEALYFPDRWWHATLNLDTSVFISTFLG; encoded by the exons ATGGGGGAGTGGCAGGAATGGGCTGCatactctcccctctccccatccaGGGAGCTGAATGGGCACCTGGCCCTGGAGGAGGATCAGTGTACCGTGGATCGAAGAGCAAATCTGACTTACGCAGAATTCATCCACCA ATACGCCTTTTCTAGACCCGTCATTCTGCAAAGATTCACCAACAATTCA CTGTTCCAGGACCTATGCTCCAAAGAGAAGCTCCTAGCAGAATTTGGGAACTTCAGAATCCGGCTGAGTACAGCTAACACATATTCTTATCAGAAAG ACCTCTCCTTCCAAGAATATGTGGAACAGCTGCTACAGCCCCAAGACCCAAACTCCCTAGGGAATG ACACACTCTACTTCTTTGGGGACAATAACTTCACCGAGTGGGGGCGACTCTTCCAATACTACTCCCCACCTCCTTTTCAACTCTTGGGCACTACTGCAGCCTACAGCTTTGGAATTGCAG GTGCTGGCTCTGGAGTACCCTTCCACTGGCATGGGCCAGGGTATTCTGAGGTGATCTTTGGACGAAAG CGCTGGTTTCTGTATCCTCCAGAAAAGAGGCCCAATTTTCATCCCAACAAAACAACCTTGGCCTGGCTACGAGACACATACCCAGCACTCCCAATCACAGAACGGCCCCTACAGTGTACCGTCCAGGCTGGTGAG GCATTGTACTTTCCTGACCGTTGGTGGCATGCCACTCTGAACCTGGACACCAGTGTCTTCATCTCCACATTTCTGGGCTAG
- the STUB1 gene encoding E3 ubiquitin-protein ligase CHIP has protein sequence MKGKEEKEGGGGGGGGVRLGSGGGGAGSPEKSPSAQELKEQGNRLFVGRKYPEAAACYSKAITRNPLVAVYYTNRALCYLKMQQHDKALADCKHALELDSQSVKAHFFLGQCQLEMENYDEAIANLQRAYNLAKEQRLNFGDDIPSALRIAKKKRWNSIEERRIHQENELHAYLTKLIMAERERELEECQRSQEEENGDESRNRAQQASIEAKHDKYLADMDELFSQVDEKRKKRDIPDYLCGKISFELMREPCITPSGITYDRKDIEEHLQRVGHFDPVTRSPLTQEQLIPNLAMKEVIDAFISENGWVEDY, from the exons AGCCCCAGCGCCCAGGAGCTGAAGGAGCAGGGGAACCGGCTCTTCGTGGGCCGCAAGTACCCGGAGGCCGCGGCCTGTTACAGCAAAGCCATC ACCCGAAATCCTCTTGTGGCTGTTTATTACACCAACCGGGCACTATGCTATCTGAAGATGCAGCAGCATGACAAGGCACTCGCTGATTGCAAGCATGCCTTAGAGCTGGACAGCCAGTCAGTGAAGGCCCACTTCTTCCTGGGCCAGTGCCAGCTGGAGATGGAGAACTATGATGAGGCCATTGCCAACCTGCAGAGAG CCTACAATCTTGCCAAGGAGCAGCGGCTGAACTTTGGGGACGACATCCCAAGTGCGCTGCGTATTGCCAAGAAGAAGCGTTGGAACAGCATTGAGGAACGGCGTATTCACCAGGAGAATGAACTTCATGCCTACCTCACCAAGCTCAtcatggcagagagagagag GGAGCTGGAGGAGTGTCAGCGGAGccaagaggaagagaatggagaTGAAAGCCGGAACCGTGCCCAGCAGGCCAGCATCGAAGCCAAACAC GATAAATACCTGGCAGATATGGATGAGCTTTTCTCACAGGTGGATGAAAAGAGAAAG AAGCGAGACATCCCAGACTACCTATGTGGGAAGATCAGTTTTGAACTGATGCGGGAGCCATGCATTACTCCCAGTGGCATCACATATGACCGAAAAGATATCGAGGAACATCTGCAG cgaGTGGGCCACTTTGACCCTGTGACCCGAAGTCCCCTGACCCAGGAGCAACTCATCCCCAACTTGGCCATGAAGGAAGTGATTGATGCCTTCATTTCTGAGAATGGCTGGGTAGAAGATTACTGA